taaattcatccctaacgagcaagccagaggtgacggtggcgaggaaaaactccctgagacgatatgaggaggacaccttgagaggaaccagacctaaaagggaacccgtccgcatctgggtgacaccggatagtgcgattataaataattcccttctataactgtgcaCTACATGGTCAAACAGTGCaactgtgtaaccaggaaattcattacagttaaatGTGTATTTGGGgtttaaagttaaaaggtaATTAATTTCATAAGGCTCTGGGAAAATGAGTCCCGACTGCATAAAAGCTTTGGAAAGGTTTACTTAATGGGTGTTAACTGAATATTgaactggggaacataggaccctgggaacataggaatgACCCTCGTTAATGCTAGCTCCGCGATTGCTTTGCAATCTTGCTAACTTTGCTAAAATGACCTTATCCTCAAGTACTGTTTCAGTTCATGTTAGTTATCTAGATAATAAagctaacattaaaaaaaactaacactGTCTAAGAAACAAAATGACCTTAGCAGAAGTTGTTTTTTCCATTAATTGTTATTTAACATTAGCATCATTATCTAGCTAATTCAGATAGTTATCTAGCTGTTTCAGTTAATGCTAGTTCAGTCGATTATCTATTATCGTTGCTATCCAGCTCTAGCTCATGTTAGTTAGCTAACATTATTGAAATAACCTTACCACGGGTTatagtttcagttaatgttagtTAGGTAACATTAGCTTTATTACCTATTTACCTTACCACAGGTTGCTACCACAAGTTCATGCTCATAAGCTAACTTACCAGAGGCGTATCACCCTGCACAAAGTATACTTCACGCTTTACACGTACGCTAGGAACAGCATAAAGTACGCGTGACGCAAATTTTGTCATCAGCAGAGTACCGTATGTGCGCCGCCAGACTTTTCTAACCGTGCGTACTTTACACGCGCAGGTCGCACATGCGCATTTAAGTCGTTTGCACTATTTAGtcgttccacaaggtggcaacagtgacccagggccgttgattctcaaggtggtcaaagaaaaaaactgaattcGCCCATCCCTCGCTGTTTTCTGGTCGAgaagtcacacagacacatcttctctttctcttttataaaaacaaaattcctCTTCCGCTAGTAACAACAAGTGAAGCAGCATGTCTTTCTCCTCCATTGTTctttgtgttgttgtgattcttcttcgttgtagtccttcacaccagaagacctgctttactgctctgtactgactcttgtaggccagaaggggtagtgcaagttgttgTAAAGCGCATGCATCGACCAAacggagtatactttgaaaggctatgcgtaTGACTGTACACATACGCTTGCGTACACATAAAAAAACGAAGTATACTTTGGGCTTAAGGCTGCTGCTGGATGTGGTATTAGTGAGACCAGCAGGGGGAGCTCAccttgtggtctgtgtgggtcctaataccccagtatagtgacggggacactatactgtacaaacagccccgtctttcggatgagacgttaaaccgaggtcctgactctctgcggtcgttaaaaatcccaggacacttctcgtaaaagagtaggggtataaccccggagtcctggtgaaattcccccattggcccttctctatcatgaccccctaataatctccatttcCTACAtcctacatcactctcctctccactaatatctggtgtgtggtgggcattctggagcactatggctgccgtcgcatcatccaggtggatgctacacactgatggtggttgaggagatttcccctcCATACAATCTAAAGCGAATTATGTCATGACTATTAGACAACAAAGCTAACATTACTCGGCTAACATTCCCTGAAACAGCAACGTGATAAGATGAGGCAATTTGATCAAAGTTATGTTATGCTAGTATGTAAAAGTGTTCTCGAAGTTCGAGGTGTCAAATCGTCAGCGAAATCTCAGTGACCGACGCTTGAGGAACGGAGCCCGGGTCCGTTCACGGTTCTGCCGTTCCGATCACAGAAGCCAGACTTGGCGTTTGAATGCACAACCAGATGTTTGTTCAGATTGAATTTCTTGGTAAAGCCTTTCCCACATTCGACACAGATGAAGGGTTTCTCTCCGGTGTGAGTTCTCTGGTGCATGTCCAGAGAGCACTTCTGGATGAAAGCTTTGCCGCAGTGCATGCAGCGgtacggcttctctcccgtgtgtgtgcgctggtgtgtgtacaggtgacCTTTCTGCGCGTACCTCTTACCGCACAGCGTGCACCTGTACGGCTTCTCACCCGTGTGACTCCGCTTGTGGATTTCCAGCTGGCTGAAACACTTGAAGCACTTTGTGCAGAGCGGGCACGCGAAGCGCTTCTCCTCCTTGAACCTGGAGGCCACGCGTCTCCTGACGGGCTTCGGTAGGAGATAAGACTGTGTGCTGTCGATCTCTGCGCTCGAGCGCACTTTTAAAGCAGGTCCTTCAGGGGCGTgtaaattattttcaaaaaagATTCTGTCCTGTGGATGAGTCTGTTTGTCAGCAGATTCATCACTGAGATGCCTGGCGGATCTTTCCTCAGTGCTGTGTACTGCAAGTCACAAATGACCACACAATTATTCATATTAATGCTCACTTATGATTGAATATGAATTCAATTTATGATTATCATACATAAAAGCATAAAGGTTAACATAAATATCGAGTCCAGCAATTCGTATGCACTATAAATGCTTATATCACATTTATAGATATATGTTTTTGTCTTAAACGTCTATATTTATATCAAACGTGTtcataaaatgttatattaCATTTCAAAACTCTCAGAGAAGAAAACATTATACGACTGGACTTTTTAATCAGGTGAAATTCGATAAAAAAATGAGCAGAAACTGACTGCCATCTCTCGTCTTGTCTCCTCCTAATTCAGCGTCCCAGAAGCCCTCCTGTTTAACCTTTACTTCAATAGTCGGTTCTTCTCCGTGATGCTGCTGCAGACGACAGTCACgctgtttctctctcatatCAGCCTACATAATATTAAAAGGATATAGCATCTTATACGTTACGCATCCCTTTAAGAATATGTTTCGTGTTGacagtttcattaaaaaaaaaaatgcattaaggAAAACTTACATGGTCCTGTTCAGAGGTCACAGGAGTGTCGAGTAAAGCAGCATCACCCCCACTGAACTCTTCCAGCTCACTCTCTCTAGATACAATCAAAAACAATCTTAAGAGGAAGTTTCGCTCCAAAACGAGTATTCGGTCTAGCAAGAGCACCTgattagtgtgtagtgtaatgaaGCGCCTTGAAACGCTCAGCGATATTCGGCGTGTTGaggtaatttccactgaaacaggaagacaGGGCGGggcatatcgagtggctcctcctcctttttaaatagccaatagcatttagtttacctcacagctcaggaccatggatttttatcatGTTGGAGACGGGACGCTTCGGATTCCAGAGAGCGTTCGGTTGGACAGAAAATCCgaaagtgcagaatgatgtcatcaaaatggttgatccgtatcggtggtggagagagagtgtaaattGTGAATGCGTATATCctctaaatgcgaattttttcattgttttggagcacactagcttatagataaccttaagacGAACACATTCATACTAAAAGTCACAAAACTTCCATGTTGATTTCATGAGGACTTTAATAATGTGTTGAACCCTCGACATGCGAGTTCCCGACCTAAAGAATGGCACATGAAAGACCCTTTAAGTTGcatttacaaatttacaaaGTTGATCGCCAAGTTTCCTATTTTATTACTAACTTTTACCCTTATTTCAAAGCAACGGACAGTTTTAGTTGTTATTACCCACATTTAATTAGTTGTTATTTAGTTGTTATTACCCACATTTAATTAGTTGTTATTTAGTTGTTATTACCCAGTGCACCACAGGATAatagtggtgcagtgggatttagTGCTTGCTTCGTCTCgacctaaagagagcgatgcagcggcgctttagtcctttagtatGTTCCCTTTAACACACATGGTATAATAACCTTTTAATATGAGGCTGGTTCTCTGTTATGGAGCTGTTGTTTTCTCTTCTGGAGGTGTGGTTCTCCTTTCTGAGGCTGTGGTTCTCCGTTCGGGAGGTGTGGTTCTTCGTTCTGGAGCTGTTGTTCTCCGTTCTGGAGCTGTTGTTCTCCGTTCTGGAGCTGTTGTTCTCCGTTCTGGAGCTGTGGATCTCTGTTTCGGAGCTGTGGATCTCTGTTTCGGAACTGTGGTTCTCTGCTTTGGAGCTGTGGATCTCTGCTtctgagctgtggatctctGTTTCGGAGCTGTGGATCTCTGTTCCGGACCTGTGCTCCTGTACTGCTGTAAGCAGTGCTGATGCTCCAGTATCTCCAGCCTCCTGGTTCTGAGTTGTATTATTTGTTGACATGTGTTTCTCCATCAGCTGCAGTCTTTTCCTCAGGAAGTCGATCTCATGTTGACCTCGGGTCACCTCAGACAGGAGGATTTTACATTCCAGCTCCACAAGTTTACTGATCTCCAACACCGCCGTTTTGGCCAATGTTTCCATAATATCAGCTAACCGAGTCTGAAAAGCAGAAAGAGGCGTCAACATCTTTTATTCCCTCAATATATGGAGGTAAAGACTAAAATAAAGCCGCTTATTTGCGTGCAAAAGCCTCTAAAACATGTTATGTGCTGTAAAGTAAAGTTTTGCATATGCTGCTTGCCCTCAGCTCGTGACTACCATGTTGGAAAACAAGGAAGATCATGTGGAGGCGATGGgtccagggttgccaggtcacAAGAAAACATGCGACATTAGTCAGTCCATTAGATTGGAAACAAGCAACCTTGTGCTCTGGGAGATAATTCAGATTTGATCGGATTTCTCAAATCTGGGATTGTTTATAGTCACTTCGTAAGGCTTGACGCGGagattgaatttatttaatttagtcCAATTTGGCAACCCGGTGTCGCAgggcttttaaaaaatgttttggtgGTCACTTCGTGTGTTTTCAGTTTTACTGCCATCTATTGAAATGGAgctaaaattaataataataataataataataataatagaaatagaaatgcaACTATATGACTCCTGCTCATGTGTGGAAAGTTTCCACTTTTACATGATGCACctttaacattaaaacaaataaaacttagacaataaataaagttaaacaaACCAATGTTAAGGAAACAGTACACAACAATCCATACAATTAatttaatcttaaaaaaaaatatgtcgCATGTATCTATAactataattttaataaaaatctggAAATATGCTGTTATAGTAGAGCACTATATGGCTGATAGTAAGTGGACAaggctaataaataaataaacaaactaactaatTTCGTGCATATATATTGTTCTGTGCTCATAAGAGGGTCTGTGGAAATGTCTCTATACTAGAGGATATTCCctgagtgaaaaaaacaaagtttaGAATAATAGATCAATTCTGAGAGAATATTTACGGCTCTGGGATCATGGCTCGGTCTGCGCATGCGCATGAGCGGCGACAGCACATGCACGTGTGAGCCGTATTTACGGTAATTCCGCTCAGCAAATGAAGGCAGCGACAGTTCTTCAAGCTGCTGATTGGCTGTGGTCACGTCGTATGAGGAAGTAAAGCAGCTGCAACAGCTACAGTTAACTGCCTAACAGGTTACCAAGCGGAACAGGTAATTCCCTTTTCGATAACACTGTTAATGTATATTATCTCATATATTAGCACGTGCAAAAGTTGTTATTggctatatgtgtgtgtgtgtgtgtgtgtgtgcttcctcTTAGGTGCATCTTCCCCAGGTTTCTTAGAAAGATCCTACTATAGCACATTGGCTGCACAGGTTTCCACAGGGTCCTAGAGAACCCCCCAGCCCCTGCATGTTTCGTGTTTTTCCCTGCTCTAATACACCTGGTTCAActcatcatctcatcatcaGCCCTTCCTGAGATGAAGTGGGTGTCTTAGAGCAGAGAAAACACTACACTGGACAGGACAGGACCAGAGGTGGGAACCTGTGCAGTATATCAATGCatttgatatgatatgatgatataagcctccttttttttttcttagtcaCATAATGACTGAGCTCAGACTGAGTGAATTCCTGTCTGTCTCAACCAAAACCCCAGTTTAAGCCTTGAGAAGCTCCTACATGTTGGCAGTGTAACTGTGCCTGCTTTATCTCCAACAGATGTGCGCTGAACCTCGTCAATCCCAGTTTCGAcctgttgtgtgttattttattaaagcacGTCGTGGCCGTAGCCACGTTTCAGACATGTGGGTTAAACTTTGAATGCTTTATAAAGTATCATTTCGGACTAATTTCCTATAAacccttttataccacagtgttcTTGCTTTCTCAGATCTGATTGgccggaaggtgttgattattgtAGGTTTCTATAACCGTGCCTCTGACTGTATTTCCTTCTGTAATCCAAATCGCAGGTTCTGaaacgttatcgtttctatagcaacagttaATCCATTCAATTTGGGACGTGTCCGTCTCTCAACATAATCTTAAACAGGTAATAAATATGTCTTgttctttaacaaagaaaaagataTAATAGTCGATATGGATATAAGTtatctgtaaggagacgttttgCGAGGAGTCTTTGTAAGTTTTCTGTCATGAGAAGGACCTCTGGACAGTTTGTGGTTTCTCCGTGACAAAACAAGGTGTATTTTCTTTTGTCCTAGTAACTTCaggaaggaggggaaaaaaagaggctggagAGGAAATgtctgtttgtagctgctataacataagtgagaacaggaactcacttgtTTCAGGGACATTTTACATAGTTATATGTCATTCCTTGGCTAGTTGCTttggttttaatatttaaacactaTAGGACGTGCCggtatgggaaaataatcaacttcctgGTGGTAAAGGTTACTCGAGCGTTTTATACTTCACTTATTGGTTCGGGACAATGTTAATAGTTGTCCTGTAGGAATTTGGCtatgattttaaataaacacaagctAGATATTACTTATTGTCTCCTTCAGTCTGTATGAACTGCACAGGAGTAAATAATCATTCAGAGATGTGATGTGGTCACAAGGCTTATTTTAGCCATCCCGTGCTACCCATATGACCACACCCCTGCTGCACACCTAACATCACGCCAAAACTATTCTGCACTTTATTGTTATTGGTCTCAAATCTGAGGATATTTTACACTCTTCTTCTCCCTGCTGTGATCCCAGGGGACGATGTCAGGAAGAAGAGTCGTGGCGTTTGTTTCAGCAGCCGAGCTCGGCCCCGCTCTGGCCCATCTCATAGCGTCTCGGGCTGAGAAGACACTCAGCGACGGCGCTGGCTCGTTTTCCCTCGGTCTTTCTGGAGGAAGTCTGGTGTCCATCTTGAGTAAGGAGCTGCCTGCCGTGCCGAACCTGGACTGCAAGCGGTGGCTGGTGGGATTCTGCGACGAGCGGCTGGTTCCTTTCCATGATCCCGAGAGCACTTATGGACTTTACAAGGTAAATGGAAGCGTGTGCTGATGTACAGTAATCTGTCAGAACCTCATGATTGAACCTCCAAGTAGGGCCTGTTCGAGTTCTGCAAATTTAGCCTGATGATTACTTTTGAATAACGaattaaattgtattttctcttgactttatgaCACTTATGGAATATAtgagtgtaataataataataatcaagcaACAGAATGTATTAAAATTGACcgtgtatgtatat
The sequence above is drawn from the Ictalurus furcatus strain D&B chromosome 24, Billie_1.0, whole genome shotgun sequence genome and encodes:
- the LOC128600799 gene encoding zinc finger protein 235-like produces the protein MLTPLSAFQTRLADIMETLAKTAVLEISKLVELECKILLSEVTRGQHEIDFLRKRLQLMEKHMSTNNTTQNQEAGDTGASALLTAVQEHRSGTEIHSSETEIHSSEAEIHSSKAENHSSETEIHSSETEIHSSRTENNSSRTENNSSRTENNSSRTKNHTSRTENHSLRKENHTSRRENNSSITENQPHIKRESELEEFSGGDAALLDTPVTSEQDHADMREKQRDCRLQQHHGEEPTIEVKVKQEGFWDAELGGDKTRDGIHSTEERSARHLSDESADKQTHPQDRIFFENNLHAPEGPALKVRSSAEIDSTQSYLLPKPVRRRVASRFKEEKRFACPLCTKCFKCFSQLEIHKRSHTGEKPYRCTLCGKRYAQKGHLYTHQRTHTGEKPYRCMHCGKAFIQKCSLDMHQRTHTGEKPFICVECGKGFTKKFNLNKHLVVHSNAKSGFCDRNGRTVNGPGLRSSSVGNSPRSNSAEKEKCNAVTLLGKVFVLDLFITITTTTTTIVIIIKMVETMVSDSHFQSQLASIMEMLAKTAVLEIGKLVEESHAVFRRELSRRISENEGLKKKCSLLESELKASRRSTQDRAEAHSVPNKEAGHRPTIEGVFGKEWCMDLWRDKESSALHKHQSHVDPCMIESIDLMEDDGPDMIIIKDETFDDGPGKSKPQANSRSSEKDPAFSGVERDVAQSSEEFLPYAAALANTPPRRAAEQPFDVRADPRPSALEDAATSSNVSSEEFGGFFPANMHLNAPKNLTSGPEQKKFECVFCGKNFNYLSYLKVHLRTHSGEKPFGCTVCGKRFAQKTYLKIHMRTHSGERPYTCMECAKSFSQKSSLNIHLRSHTGEKPYSCVDCGKRYAYKHGFNIHQCNG